The nucleotide sequence GGGACGGTGATGTCGTCGACACGACCTGCCTGGACATCGGAGGACGCCTCGTGAAGCTGGATCCCAAAATGCGCGTCGTCCAGTATGTCGCGCCCGGTATTGCGACGCTGGTCGAGTCTATGGGCCTGCCCGTCGCCGTGGGACGCGCGGCCTCGGTGGAGGATCTCACGCGGCTGACCGACCGCATGGCGGAGTTCTTCGACGAGCTCATGGGCCTGCGGGACCGGACGCCGCTTTTCGAGCGGATGCTGACGGCCCACGACCTCCGAGCCGCCCCCGAGGCCAAGGGCGTCTCCTTCTCCGGCGGTGTGGCGGACTGCATCGACTCCGTCCCGGAGGCCGGCCTCTTCGCCTACGGAGACATCGGGGTCCTGCTGGGGCAGTCCGTTGCCCGGACGCGGCTGTTCCGGACGCTGGTCCGAGTCCCGGCCGAGGAGACCATACGGGCCACCGTGGTCGGGGCGGGAAGCCACTCCATGGAGATCAGCGGGAGCACCATCGGCTTCTCCGACCCCGCCCTGTTCCCGCTGCAGAACGTCCCGGTCCTCAAGCTGACGCCCGAGGACGAGACGGGGGGCCTCTCCGAGGCGCTGGCCCGAAAGCTTCGCTGGTACACGGAAGGCGATTCCGCCCAGCCCGTGGGCATCTCCTTCCGCGGCGTGCACAGCCCGTCGTTCGACCAGGTCCAGGGGTACGCCTCCCAGCTCGTTGCGGGGCTCTCGGAGTACCTCCAGCATCAGGACCTGGTCATCGTGGTCGTAGAGAAGGACATGGCCAAGGCGCTGGGCTTCGCCCTGGGAAGCCGCCTCGGAGATTCAAAGAAGCTGGTCTGCATCGACGGGGTCTCCGTGGACAACGGGGATTATATCGATATGGGCTGTCCGCTCTCCGGGGGGCGCGTGATCCCCGTGGTGATCAAGACCCTGGTGTTCGGCGGATGATAGAGTTTGTTCGATGATGGATTTTAGTGCATGATGTGAGGGAGAGGGGGACGGGGACGTTATGGGGGACGTTCTTGACAGGATCCGGGAGGCGGGGATCATCGGCGCGGGAGGGGCGGGATTTCCCACTCACGTCAAGTTCTCCCGTCCCTGCGAATACATCGTCCTGAACGGGGCGGAATGCGAGCCCCTGCTCCAGGTCGATCAGCAGCTGGCCGCGGTCCACGCGGAGGCCCTGCTGCACGGTATGGAGGCGCTGCTCGAGCTGACGGGGGCAAAGAAGGCCGTGTTCGCCTTCAAGGGGAAGTATCACGATGCCCGTGCCCGCATCGAGCCTCTGCTGTCCGGGAACCCCCGTATGGCGCTCCATATCCTGCCCAACATCTACCCTGCGGGCGACGAGCAGGTCCTGGTCTACGAGGCCCTGCGCCGCATCGTCCCGGAGGGCGGTATCCCGATGGCCGTGGAGACGGTCGTCCTGAACGTGGAGACGCTGCTGAACGTCGAAAGGGCGCTCTCCGGCACCCCGGTGACGGAGAAGTACCTGACGGTATGCGGCGCAGTGCGGGAGCCGAGGACGCTCAAAGTCCCCATCGGGGTCCCCTTTTCCGCGGTCGTCGAGGCCTGCGGAGGGGTTACGGAACCCGATGCGGCATTTATCGAGGGAGGCCCTATGATGGGCAAGCCGGTTCCGTCCTGGGAAAAGCCCGTCACCAAGACGACGAAGGGACTGCTAGTGCTTCCCCGTGACCACCGTCTGGTTGTCTCGAAGAAACGCTCCATGAAGGAGATGCTGCGTTTGGCCCGCGCGGCGTGCTGCCATTGCATGATGTGCACGGAACTCTGCCCGCGCTACCTCCTGGGACATTCCCTGCACCCCGACAAGTTGATGCGCCTGGCATCCTTCAA is from uncultured Fretibacterium sp. and encodes:
- the eutA gene encoding ethanolamine ammonia-lyase reactivating factor EutA; amino-acid sequence: MAETVLSVGIDIGTSTTQLVFSSLTIENVASVAAIPRITVVDKRVVYRSDIHFTPLLSPTTIDADGVRRIVEQEYARADVDRNAISAGAVIITGETARKENAETVLRSLSGLAGNFVVATAGSDLESILAGKGAGAGSFSRREHMAVANFDIGGGTTNVVLFRDGDVVDTTCLDIGGRLVKLDPKMRVVQYVAPGIATLVESMGLPVAVGRAASVEDLTRLTDRMAEFFDELMGLRDRTPLFERMLTAHDLRAAPEAKGVSFSGGVADCIDSVPEAGLFAYGDIGVLLGQSVARTRLFRTLVRVPAEETIRATVVGAGSHSMEISGSTIGFSDPALFPLQNVPVLKLTPEDETGGLSEALARKLRWYTEGDSAQPVGISFRGVHSPSFDQVQGYASQLVAGLSEYLQHQDLVIVVVEKDMAKALGFALGSRLGDSKKLVCIDGVSVDNGDYIDMGCPLSGGRVIPVVIKTLVFGG
- a CDS encoding SLBB domain-containing protein; the encoded protein is MGDVLDRIREAGIIGAGGAGFPTHVKFSRPCEYIVLNGAECEPLLQVDQQLAAVHAEALLHGMEALLELTGAKKAVFAFKGKYHDARARIEPLLSGNPRMALHILPNIYPAGDEQVLVYEALRRIVPEGGIPMAVETVVLNVETLLNVERALSGTPVTEKYLTVCGAVREPRTLKVPIGVPFSAVVEACGGVTEPDAAFIEGGPMMGKPVPSWEKPVTKTTKGLLVLPRDHRLVVSKKRSMKEMLRLARAACCHCMMCTELCPRYLLGHSLHPDKLMRLASFNSTCERDAEATEAFLCCECSMCEVACVMGLQPWRLNRELKGRMASAGIKNPHANRPAAAHPFRELRTFSAARLLHRLGLAPYAKQAPLDESPSLKFQRVSRPQSVTLMLKQHIGAPSVPLVAVGDRVEREQLVARGEGPVSANLHSPISGTVAGLEKDRILIRAEGANVEERGSMT